A single region of the Chryseobacterium sp. 6424 genome encodes:
- a CDS encoding DUF3298 and DUF4163 domain-containing protein, whose product MKTPVLISTIPVLLFSCSKKNPEITPKVNTPTTEVIHKISVSDSIKVEDSAKITDVLTGEFHAKVLVFENISDKTLQDSLYAPLNIKLDNYSKQELQKGLHTKKEAFYQEIKELLSDWSPEFKQIWGQHSAMKVFSDKNDFLTVQYTADGYTGGAHGYYNEIYKVFDTENLKTLQLKDILKAQDPQIWSRILMDNFLKNDLDTEQAQMLLVKDIPLNNNFYFDDQHLYFLYNQYEIAAYAAGPILIKVPFADIKPFLNDTFKSRLKIQ is encoded by the coding sequence ATGAAAACACCGGTTCTTATTTCCACTATCCCTGTATTGCTCTTTAGTTGCAGTAAAAAAAACCCTGAAATTACCCCCAAGGTAAATACGCCTACAACAGAAGTCATACATAAGATTTCAGTTTCCGACTCCATTAAAGTAGAAGATTCTGCTAAAATCACCGATGTCTTGACCGGGGAATTTCATGCGAAAGTTTTAGTTTTCGAGAATATATCAGATAAAACGCTTCAGGACAGCCTGTATGCACCACTGAACATCAAGCTTGATAATTACAGCAAACAGGAGCTCCAAAAAGGACTCCATACAAAAAAAGAAGCTTTCTACCAAGAAATCAAAGAGTTGCTAAGTGACTGGTCACCGGAATTCAAACAGATCTGGGGACAGCATAGCGCCATGAAAGTCTTTTCAGACAAAAATGATTTCCTTACTGTACAATACACTGCTGATGGCTATACCGGCGGCGCCCACGGCTATTACAATGAAATTTATAAAGTTTTTGATACTGAAAACCTAAAAACGCTTCAGCTTAAAGACATACTAAAAGCACAAGACCCGCAGATCTGGAGCCGTATTCTGATGGATAATTTTCTAAAAAACGACCTGGATACCGAACAAGCACAGATGTTACTGGTAAAAGACATCCCGCTGAACAATAATTTTTACTTTGATGACCAACACCTGTATTTCCTCTACAATCAATATGAGATTGCGGCGTATGCAGCCGGCCCCATCCTCATAAAAGTACCGTTTGCTGATATCAAACCATTTCTGAACGATACGTTTAAATCTCGGTTAAAAATTCAGTAA
- a CDS encoding sterol desaturase family protein: protein METLGFILITLGVFVGMEGITWLTHKYIMHGLGWYFHEDHHQPGYPHVFEKNDFFFVIFAIPSILLFYFGSRGEVNWMFFVGLGILIYGICYFLVHDVLIHRRFKWFDKTNNWYFRGLRKAHKIHHKHLDKEDGECFGMLFVPFKYFREARLSTVKK from the coding sequence ATGGAAACACTTGGTTTCATCCTCATCACCCTTGGGGTATTTGTAGGAATGGAAGGGATTACGTGGCTCACACACAAATATATCATGCACGGTTTGGGCTGGTATTTTCATGAAGACCACCATCAGCCGGGCTATCCGCATGTCTTTGAAAAGAATGATTTTTTCTTTGTGATTTTTGCTATTCCGAGTATCCTGCTGTTCTATTTTGGGAGCCGTGGAGAAGTGAACTGGATGTTCTTCGTAGGATTGGGCATCTTGATATACGGCATCTGCTACTTCCTGGTACATGATGTGCTGATCCACCGCCGTTTCAAATGGTTTGATAAGACCAATAATTGGTATTTCCGAGGGTTGCGGAAAGCGCATAAAATCCATCATAAACATCTGGACAAAGAGGATGGCGAATGTTTCGGGATGCTGTTCGTTCCGTTTAAATATTTTCGTGAAGCACGTCTATCTACCGTAAAAAAATAA
- a CDS encoding phytoene desaturase family protein yields MKKVIIIGSGFSSLASACYMAKAGYEVTILEKNEQIGGRASMLEIDGFRFDMGPSWYWMPDIFERFFGDFGKKVSDYYTLEKLSPAYRVYFGKDDYLDIADNPEDIIKTFEQVEPGSGRHLQTFMRKAKANYEIAMQDLVYNPGKSLLELVSPQTALRLPLFVQNISETVRRKIKNPKLRSILEFPVLFLGAKPSDTPAFYNFMNHADFGLGTWYPKGGFNAVAKGMAALAKELGVEMLVNQNVKEITTADGLANKVVTETSVFDADIVISGADYAHTETLLEANKRNHTEDYWQKKTFAPSSFLYYVAFDRPVPQLQHHNLFFDTDFSKHAEEIYDTKSLPRKPLFYANFSSKTDDTLCPQGKEIGFFLIPVAVDLQDSEEIHERYFELIMSRIEKNTGENLRNAVLFKKSFGVSDFKERYNSCRGNAYGLANTLMQTSVLRPQIDNKKIKNLFYTGQLTVPGPGVPPALISGKVVSEYILRRFKQI; encoded by the coding sequence ATGAAGAAGGTAATTATTATCGGTTCCGGGTTTTCGTCATTAGCTTCCGCCTGCTATATGGCCAAAGCAGGTTATGAGGTGACCATACTCGAAAAAAATGAGCAGATTGGCGGCCGCGCCTCTATGCTGGAAATTGATGGCTTTAGATTCGATATGGGGCCAAGCTGGTATTGGATGCCGGATATCTTCGAACGCTTTTTCGGTGATTTTGGTAAAAAAGTCTCCGACTATTATACACTTGAAAAACTCTCGCCCGCCTACCGGGTATATTTTGGCAAAGATGATTACCTGGATATCGCGGACAATCCTGAAGACATTATTAAAACCTTTGAACAGGTGGAACCCGGAAGTGGCCGACATCTACAGACCTTTATGCGCAAGGCAAAGGCAAACTACGAAATCGCGATGCAAGATTTGGTGTATAATCCCGGTAAATCCCTTCTTGAACTGGTAAGTCCGCAAACCGCACTACGGCTGCCACTTTTCGTACAGAACATTTCGGAAACTGTAAGAAGAAAGATCAAAAACCCGAAACTTCGCAGCATTCTGGAGTTTCCGGTGCTATTTCTCGGAGCCAAACCCAGCGACACGCCAGCATTTTATAACTTCATGAACCATGCGGATTTCGGGTTGGGCACTTGGTATCCGAAAGGCGGCTTCAATGCGGTAGCAAAAGGCATGGCCGCACTGGCTAAAGAATTAGGTGTTGAAATGTTGGTCAACCAAAACGTGAAAGAGATTACTACGGCTGATGGTTTGGCCAATAAAGTGGTGACCGAAACCAGCGTTTTCGATGCGGATATCGTCATCTCCGGGGCCGATTATGCGCACACAGAAACGCTGCTTGAAGCCAATAAAAGAAACCATACTGAAGATTACTGGCAAAAGAAAACATTTGCACCATCCTCTTTTCTATATTATGTGGCGTTCGACCGGCCTGTACCACAACTTCAGCATCATAATCTATTTTTTGATACAGATTTCAGTAAGCACGCGGAAGAGATCTATGATACAAAATCACTTCCGAGAAAGCCTCTTTTCTACGCGAATTTCTCCAGCAAAACCGACGATACATTATGCCCGCAAGGCAAGGAAATAGGCTTCTTTTTGATTCCGGTCGCTGTGGATTTACAGGATTCCGAGGAAATCCATGAAAGATATTTCGAACTCATCATGAGCAGGATCGAGAAAAACACTGGCGAGAACCTTCGTAACGCTGTTTTATTCAAAAAAAGTTTTGGCGTATCAGATTTTAAAGAAAGGTACAATTCTTGCCGCGGCAACGCATACGGACTCGCGAACACTTTGATGCAGACTTCGGTGCTCCGTCCACAGATAGATAATAAGAAAATAAAAAACCTTTTCTACACCGGCCAGCTTACTGTACCCGGTCCCGGTGTACCACCTGCGCTGATATCAGGCAAGGTGGTAAGCGAGTATATCCTCCGCCGGTTCAAGCAAATTTAA
- a CDS encoding phytoene/squalene synthase family protein, which yields MNNLEIFDKVCGHSSKMVTEKYSTSFSRASTLFKPEIRQHIYNIYGFVRFADEIVDTFHNYNKAKLMEEFEQNYRSALENGISLNPILHSFCLTQREKNIPQHLVDAFLHSMKMDLGEIKDLNDDKYNEYIYGSAEVVGLMCLKVFVNGNDEEYEKMKPYAQSLGAAFQKINFLRDISADFNDLNRTYFPNVDFRKFSLADKKAIEEDIAADFEHAFKGIKMLPISSRIAVFMAYKYYINLFKKIRRTKPEALLHKRISVSNARNIYLFGEMMLNKNLNLV from the coding sequence ATGAATAACCTGGAAATTTTTGATAAAGTATGTGGACATTCCTCGAAAATGGTCACCGAAAAATACAGCACCTCTTTTTCGCGCGCGTCCACGCTTTTTAAGCCCGAAATACGGCAACATATTTACAACATTTATGGTTTTGTACGTTTTGCTGATGAAATTGTAGATACGTTCCATAACTACAATAAAGCCAAACTTATGGAAGAGTTTGAGCAGAATTACCGTAGTGCCCTGGAAAACGGCATTTCGCTAAATCCGATCCTACATTCATTTTGCCTTACCCAGCGCGAAAAAAATATTCCGCAACATTTGGTTGACGCTTTCCTCCATTCCATGAAGATGGATTTGGGTGAAATAAAAGACTTAAATGATGACAAGTATAACGAGTACATCTATGGTTCTGCGGAAGTAGTGGGACTGATGTGTTTAAAGGTCTTCGTGAACGGAAATGATGAAGAATATGAAAAGATGAAACCTTATGCACAAAGTTTGGGCGCAGCTTTTCAGAAGATCAACTTCCTGCGCGATATCAGCGCTGATTTCAATGACCTGAACCGCACCTACTTCCCGAATGTAGATTTCCGAAAGTTCAGCCTGGCAGATAAGAAAGCCATTGAAGAAGACATCGCGGCAGACTTCGAGCACGCCTTTAAAGGCATAAAAATGCTGCCGATCTCGAGCCGAATCGCGGTTTTTATGGCCTATAAATATTATATCAATTTGTTTAAAAAAATCCGCCGGACTAAACCTGAAGCGCTGCTTCACAAAAGAATCAGTGTATCAAATGCCCGCAATATTTATCTTTTCGGGGAAATGATGCTGAATAAAAACCTAAATCTGGTATAA
- a CDS encoding MarR family winged helix-turn-helix transcriptional regulator: MELNLIIDILKELDGLQSKNPTTQITLEDFRLHLNEKAYERENPRNLTEKFNLEVFDLENEIAKQVIMLGRYSKQLIKKSLDKYPDLVNEDFTYLYRMMDYPSLTKMQLIEKNAHEKQTGIEIIKRLVKNGLLQERKDENDRRSTRISVTEKGKKVFKKSMQDITVVSKIMCGQLNTDEKENLLKFLKKLNTFHDTIYNNYRHEGIDEIEKLI, encoded by the coding sequence ATGGAGTTAAATTTAATCATTGATATTTTAAAGGAACTCGACGGCCTTCAAAGCAAAAATCCTACCACGCAGATTACGCTGGAGGATTTTCGTTTGCACCTGAATGAAAAAGCCTACGAAAGAGAGAATCCACGAAATTTAACTGAAAAATTCAACCTCGAAGTATTTGATCTTGAAAATGAAATCGCTAAACAGGTGATAATGCTTGGGCGATATTCTAAGCAACTGATAAAGAAGTCGTTAGATAAATATCCTGATCTGGTGAACGAGGATTTCACCTATCTATACAGGATGATGGATTATCCCTCGCTGACAAAAATGCAGCTGATTGAAAAAAACGCACACGAAAAACAAACCGGTATCGAAATCATTAAACGACTGGTAAAAAACGGCTTGTTACAGGAAAGAAAGGATGAGAACGACCGCCGCAGCACCCGGATTTCTGTAACGGAAAAAGGTAAGAAAGTCTTTAAAAAGTCTATGCAAGATATTACGGTTGTCTCCAAAATCATGTGTGGGCAGCTGAATACAGATGAAAAAGAAAACCTGCTGAAGTTTTTGAAGAAGTTAAATACCTTCCACGATACCATTTACAACAACTACCGCCATGAAGGCATTGATGAGATCGAAAAGCTGATTTGA
- a CDS encoding diacylglycerol/lipid kinase family protein, whose product MEKVAFIINPFSAGKNYIPFLNALLRSVPTARYYISDSVAGTYQYIAQQMESTDIFVAVGGDGTISTVAQKIIHTDKILAIFPAGSGNGFSNETKFTKNLKELLAKIRTRNVKKIDTFSVNGRLSINVSGTGFDGKVVKEFEKTSRGFKNYIRVSVQTFFNYQPIEVRFITQAYQQYNGRYLMLNIANTRQFGNNAYIAPKASKSDGLVDVVLVKKFPLRYSLLFAFRMFTKRLRDDDFVKYLPVSEIEFDVNTRNWHLDGEFHEIESPVKIVVAPKSLNILT is encoded by the coding sequence ATGGAGAAAGTCGCCTTCATCATCAATCCGTTTTCTGCCGGTAAAAACTACATTCCGTTCCTGAATGCGCTATTAAGGAGCGTTCCTACGGCCAGATATTACATCTCAGACTCGGTCGCCGGCACGTACCAATATATAGCGCAACAAATGGAAAGTACGGATATTTTTGTGGCGGTTGGCGGTGATGGCACCATTTCTACTGTAGCGCAGAAGATCATTCATACAGATAAAATACTGGCCATATTCCCTGCCGGTTCGGGGAACGGTTTCTCTAATGAAACTAAATTCACCAAAAACCTTAAGGAACTTTTAGCCAAAATCAGGACGAGGAATGTTAAAAAAATCGACACTTTTTCGGTTAATGGCCGGCTATCAATCAACGTATCGGGTACCGGCTTTGACGGAAAAGTCGTGAAAGAATTCGAAAAAACCAGCCGTGGGTTCAAAAATTACATCCGTGTTTCGGTGCAGACTTTCTTTAATTATCAGCCTATCGAGGTAAGGTTCATTACCCAAGCTTACCAACAGTACAATGGCCGCTACCTGATGCTGAACATCGCCAACACCCGCCAGTTCGGTAACAATGCGTATATCGCCCCAAAAGCGAGTAAAAGTGACGGACTTGTGGATGTGGTTCTGGTGAAAAAATTCCCCTTGCGTTATTCCTTGCTATTTGCCTTCCGGATGTTTACAAAAAGGCTTCGCGATGATGACTTTGTGAAGTATCTGCCTGTTTCGGAGATCGAATTCGACGTCAATACACGCAACTGGCACCTTGATGGCGAATTTCATGAAATTGAATCGCCCGTAAAAATTGTGGTTGCTCCTAAAAGCCTGAATATCCTCACCTGA
- a CDS encoding lycopene cyclase domain-containing protein, with translation MESYYYLLLDVLSFSIPFIFSFERKRMHFIQYWKAYFSSILLVGLFFIAWDIYFTVNDVWGFNDQYLIGFRIFNLPLEEWLFFLLIPYASVFIHYALEYFYPKIILNEKITFGISLILFIVSALVAVMNTDKIYTLCSFGLFAVLMLGQLIYRWKDAQRFYLSFIIIYLPFYFVNNALTGNYSENPVVFYDPQEILGIRVGTMPLEDSFYCYTLLYSIVLLFEYLKKKWDTPTNHGM, from the coding sequence TTGGAGTCATACTACTATCTTTTACTTGATGTTTTAAGTTTTTCGATACCATTCATCTTCAGTTTTGAACGGAAAAGGATGCATTTCATACAATACTGGAAAGCATATTTCTCTTCGATACTTCTGGTAGGATTATTCTTTATCGCCTGGGATATTTACTTCACCGTAAATGATGTTTGGGGGTTTAATGACCAATATCTAATAGGTTTCAGAATCTTTAACCTACCATTGGAAGAATGGCTTTTCTTTCTGTTGATCCCTTATGCAAGCGTGTTCATACATTACGCGCTGGAATATTTTTACCCTAAAATTATTTTAAACGAGAAAATAACCTTCGGGATCTCGCTTATTTTATTCATAGTTTCTGCACTTGTAGCGGTAATGAATACCGATAAGATCTACACACTCTGCAGCTTCGGCCTGTTCGCAGTATTGATGCTTGGCCAACTGATTTACCGCTGGAAGGACGCGCAACGCTTCTACCTTAGTTTCATCATCATTTATCTTCCTTTTTACTTCGTTAATAATGCATTGACTGGAAATTACTCCGAAAATCCTGTGGTGTTTTACGATCCTCAGGAAATATTAGGAATCCGGGTAGGCACCATGCCGCTTGAAGACAGTTTCTATTGCTATACATTGCTATACAGCATTGTGTTGCTTTTCGAATACCTTAAAAAGAAATGGGATACCCCAACAAACCATGGAATGTAA